A single window of Carettochelys insculpta isolate YL-2023 chromosome 13, ASM3395843v1, whole genome shotgun sequence DNA harbors:
- the RAP2C gene encoding ras-related protein Rap-2c: MREYKVVVLGSGGVGKSALTVQFVTGTFIEKYDPTIEDFYRKEIEVDSSPSVLEILDTAGTEQFASMRDLYIKNGQGFILVYSLVNQQSFQDIKPMRDQIVRVKRYEKVPLILVGNKVDLESEREVLSAEGRALAQEWGCPFMETSAKSKTMVDELFAEIVRQMNYASLPEKQDQCCTTCIVQ, encoded by the exons ATGAGGGAGTACAAGGTGGTGGTGCTGGGCAGCGGCGGCGTGGGCAAGTCCGCCCTCACCGTGCAGTTCGTCACCGGCACCTTCATCGAGAAGTACGACCCCACCATCGAGGACTTCTACCGCAAGGAGATCGAGGTGGACTCGTCCCCCTCGGTGCTGGAGATCCTGGACACCGCCGGCACCGAGCAGTTCGCCTCCATGCGGGACCTGTACATTAAGAACGGCCAGGGCTTCATCCTGGTCTACAGCCTCGTCAACCAGCAGAGCTTCCAG GATATCAAGCCAATGAGGGACCAGATTGTTCGAGTGAAGAGATATGAAAAAGTTCCTCTAATCCTGGTGGGGAACAAGGTGGATCTGGAATCTGAAAGGGAGGTCTTATCTGCAGAAGGCAGAGCTTTGGCTCAGGAGTGGGGCTGTCCGTTCATGGAAACATCAGCCAAGAGTAAAACCATGGTGGATGAACTGTTTGCCGAGATCGTTAGGCAGATGAACTATGCGTCCCTGCCTGAAAAACAAGATCAGTGTTGTACAACTTGCATCGTCCAgtga